The Saccopteryx leptura isolate mSacLep1 chromosome 2, mSacLep1_pri_phased_curated, whole genome shotgun sequence genome has a window encoding:
- the LOC136395756 gene encoding hydroxycarboxylic acid receptor 2-like, translating to MFTTQAHTPLSLSTCRARHSLPCTYLDPLMNPDHQQNHSLRIRNQDCCVFRDNNIAWVLPPVLGLEFVFGLVGNGLALWIFCFHLKSWKSSRIFLFNLTVADFLLIICLPFLMDNYVQKWNWRFGDIPCRLMLFMLAMNRQGSIIFLTVVAVDRYFRVVHPHHALNKISNRRAAIISCFLWAVTIGLTLHLLYNKMMTENGNAKLCSSFSICYVFRWHDAMFFLEFFLPLGIILFCSFRIIWSLRQRQMDRHAKIKRAITFILVVAVVFIICFLPSVAVRLRIFWLLFSKRSIGDCNIYNKVDLAFFTTLSFTYMNSMLDPVVYYFSSPLFPDFFSTLANRCLRKKTPKEPVNNRSTSVELTGDLNVSKGVLGAQMADPSEP from the coding sequence ATGTTcaccacacaggcacacacacctcTTTCCCTGAGCACTTGCAGGGCGAGGCACTCCCTGCCCTGCACCTACCTCGATCCACTCATGAACCCTGACCACCAGCAGAATCATTCTCTGCGAATAAGAAATCAGGACTGCTGTGTGTTCCGGGATAACAACATTGCGTGGGTCCTGCCGCCGGTGTTAGGGCTGGAGTTTGTGTTCGGGCTTGTGGGCAATGGCCTGGCCCTGTGGATTTTCTGCTTCCACCTCAAGTCCTGGAAATCCAGCCGGATTTTCCTGTTCAACCTGACCGTGGCCGACTTTCTCCTGATCATCTGCCTGCCCTTCCTCATGGACAACTACGTGCAGAAGTGGAACTGGAGGTTTGGGGACATCCCATGCCGGCTGATGCTCTTTATGTTGGCCATGAACCGCCAGGGCAGCATCATCTTCCTGACGGTGGTGGCCGTGGACAGGTACTTCCGCGTGGTCCACCCCCACCATGCTCTGAACAAGATCTCCAATAGGAGGGCGGCCATCATCTCCTGCTTCCTGTGGGCCGTCACCATCGGCCTGACACTCCACCTGCTGTACAACAAGATGATGACCGAGAACGGAAACGCAAAACTGTGCAGCAGCTTCAGCATCTGCTACGTCTTCCGGTGGCACGACGCCATGTTCTTCCTGGAGTTCTTCCTGCCCCTGGGCATCATCCTGTTCTGCTCCTTCCGCATCATCTGGAGCCTGCGGCAGCGACAGATGGACAGGCATGCCAAGATCAAGAGGGCCATCACCTTCATCCTGGTGGTGGCTGTCGTCTTCATCATCTGCTTCCTGCCCAGCGTGGCCGTGCGCTTGCGCATCTTTTGGCTCCTGTTCAGCAAGAGGAGCATCGGCGACTGCAACATCTATAACAAGGTGGACTTGGCCTTTTTCACGACCCTCAGCTTCACCTACATGAACAGCATGCTGGACCCCGTGGTGTACTACTTTTCCAGCCCCTTGTTCCCCGACTTCTTCTCCACTTTGGCCAACCGCTGCCTCCGGAAGAAGACGCCCAAGGAGCCGGTGAATAACCGGAGCACCAGCGTCGAGCTCACCGGGGATCTGAACGTCAGCAAAGGTGTCCTGGGCGCTCAGATGGCCGACCCCAGTGAGCCATGA